The following coding sequences lie in one Lolium perenne isolate Kyuss_39 chromosome 2, Kyuss_2.0, whole genome shotgun sequence genomic window:
- the LOC127336950 gene encoding ABC transporter B family member 19, producing MADPAAADVKAEKAAANGSAGGGCDAAAAVGQGKKRADQAVAFHELFSFADKWDLALMSLGSLGAVAHGAAMPCFFLLFGDLINGFGKNQTDLRTMTDEVAKYALYFVYLGLVVCVASYSEIACWMYTGERQVIALRKAYLDAVLRQDVGFFDTDARTGDIVFGVSTDTLLVQDAIGEKVGNFIHYLATFFAGLVVGFISAWRLALLSVAVIPAIAFAGGLYAYTLTGLTSKSRESYANAGVVAEQAIAQVRTVYSFVGESKALNSYSEAIQNTLKLGYKAGMAKGLGIGCTYASACMSWALVFWYAGVFIRNGQSDGGKAFTAIFSAIVGGMSLGQAFSNLGAFSKGKIAGYKLLEVIRQKPSIVNDQKDGQCLAQVHGNIEFKDVTFSYPSRPDVMIFRDFSLFFPSGKTVAVVGGSGSGKSTVVALIERFYDPNEGKVLLDNVDLKTLQLRWLRDQIGLVNQEPALFATTILENILYGKPDATIAEVEAAATASNAHSFITLLPNGYNTMVGERGIQLSGGQKQRIAIARAMLKDPKILLLDEATSALDADSESIVQEALDRLMVGRTTVVVAHRLSTIRNVNMIAVIQQGQVVETGTHDELLLKGTSGAYASLIRFQESARNRDLVCASTRRSRSMHLTSSLSTKSLSLRSGSLRNLSYQYSTGADGRIEMMSVADNSLKYPAPRGYFFKLLKLNAPEWPYAVLGAIGSVLSGFIGPAFAIVMGEMLDVFYYKDLNEMERKTKLYVFIYIGIGIYAVVAYLVQHYFFSIMGENLTTRVRRMMLSVILRNEVGWFDEEENNSSLVAARVAVDAADVKSAIAERISVILQNITTLMTSFIVGFVIEWRVALLILATFPLLVLANFAQQLSMKGFAGDTAKAHAKSSMVAGEGVSNIRTVAAFNAQNKIMSLFSHELRIPEEQILRRSQTAGLLYGLSQLCLYCSEALILWYGSHLVRSHGSTFSKVIKVFVVLVVTANSVAETVSLAPEIIRGGESIRSIFGILNRATRIEPDDPESERVTTVRGDIELRHVDFAYPARPDIEIFKDFNLKIQAGRSQALVGASGSGKSTVIALIERFYDPTGGKVMIDGKDIRRLNLKSLRLKIGLVQQEPVLFASSILENIAYGKEGSTEEEVIEAAKTANVHSFVSQLPDGYKTAVGERGVQLSGGQKQRIAIARAVLKDPAILLLDEATSALDAESESVLQEALERLMKGRTTVLVAHRLSTIRGVDRIAVVQDGRIVEHGGHSELVARPEGAYSRLLQLQHHRN from the exons ATGGCTGACCCGGCGGCGGCGGACGTGAAGGCGGAGAAGGCGGCGGCGAACGGATCGGCGGGAGGTGGCTGCGATGCGGCGGCTGCAGTGGGGCAGGGCAAGAAGCGAGCGGACCAGGCAGTGGCGTTCCACGAGCTGTTCTCCTTCGCCGACAAGTGGGACCTGGCGCTCATGTCCCTTGGGAGCCTCGGCGCGGTGGCGCACGGCGCCGCCATGCcctgcttcttcctcctcttcggggACCTCATCAACGGCTTCGGCAAGAACCAGACCGACCTCCGCACCATGACCGACGAGGTCGCCAAG TATGCGCTCTACTTCGTCTACCTCGGACTGGTGGTCTGCGTCGCCTCCTACTCTG AGATCGCGTGCTGGATGTACACCGGGGAGCGGCAGGTGATCGCGCTCCGGAAGGCGTACCTGGACGCGGTGCTGCGGCAGGACGTCGGCTTCTTCGACACGGACGCGCGCACGGGGGACATCGTCTTCGGGGTCTCCACCGACACGCTGCTCGTGCAGGACGCCATCGGCGAGAAGGTCGGCAACTTCATCCACTACCTCGCCACCTTCTTCGCGGGGCTCGTCGTCGGTTTCATCTCAGCGTGGCGGCTGGCGCTGCTTAGCGTCGCCGTCATCCCCGCCATCGCATTCGCCGGCGGACTCTACGCCTACACGCTCACCGGGCTCACCTCCAAGAGCCGGGAGTCCTATGCCAATGCCGGCGTCGTTGCAGAGCAG GCAATTGCACAAGTTAGAACAGTCTACTCATTTGTTGGAGAGAGCAAAGCGCTCAATTCCTACTCTGAAGCAATCCAGAACACACTGAAGCTTGGTTACAAAGCTGGAATGGCTAAAGGTCTTGGAATTGGGTGCACATACGCGAGTGCATGCATGTCATGGGCACTAGTATTCTGGTATGCTGGTGTCTTCATCAGGAATGGGCAGAGTGATGGTGGCAAGGCTTTTACTGCCATCTTTTCTGCAATCGTTGGTGGCAT GAGTCTTGGCCAGGCATTCTCAAACCTTGGAGCTTTCAGCAAAGGGAAGATTGCTGGTTACAAACTGTTGGAGGTCATTCGTCAGAAACCTTCCATCGTGAATGATCAGAAGGATGGCCAGTGTTTGGCACAGGTCCATGGAAATATAGAATTCAAGGATGTTACTTTCAGTTATCCATCAAGGCCTGATGTTATGATCTTCCGGGATTTCTCTCTGTTCTTTCCTTCTGGGAAAACTGTTGCAGTTGTTGGAGGCAGTGGATCTGGAAAGAGCACAGTTGtggctttgatagaaaggttctaTGATCCTAATGAAG GCAAGGTTTTGCTGGACAATGTTGACCTCAAGACACTGCAATTGAGGTGGCTGAGAGATCAGATTGGACTAGTAAACCAAGAACCTGCCCTTTTTGCAACTACTATCCTTGAGAATATACTGTATGGAAAGCCTGATGCCACAATTGCAGAAGTTGAAGCTGCAGCAACTGCATCCAATGCTCATAGTTTTATCACTCTCCTCCCGAATGGATACAACACAATG GTTGGGGAGCGAGGAATTCAGCTCTCTGGTGGTCAGAAACAGCGTATTGCAATAGCTCGTGCTATGCTGAAGGACCCCAAGATACTGCTCCTTGATGAAGCTACTAGCGCTTTAGATGCAGATTCAGAAAGCATTGTGCAAGAAGCTCTAGACCGCCTGATGGTTGGACGAACTACTGTAGTTGTTGCGCACCGCCTGTCTACTATCAGAAATGTAAACATGATCGCAGTGATACAGCAAGGCCAAGTTGTTGAGACCGGGACACATGATGAGCTTCTACTGAAAGGAACCTCTGGAGCATATGCATCCCTGATTCGTTTTCAGGAATCGGCACGTAACAGAGATCTTGTTTGTGCATCTACCCGAAGGTCGCGCTCAATGCACCTGACAAGCTCTCTTTCCACCAAATCTTTGAGCCTCAGGTCGGGAAGTTTACGGAACCTGAGCTATCAGTACAGTACTGGAGCAGATGGGCGCATTGAGATGATGTCGGTTGCAGATAATAGCCTCAAATACCCAGCACCGCGTGGTTACTTTTTCAAGCTCCTGAAATTGAATGCTCCCGAGTGGCCTTATGCGGTGCTGGGTGCCATTGGCTCTGTTCTGTCTGGATTCATTGGTCCAGCATTTGCCATTGTTATGGGTGAAATGCTTGATGTGTTCTACTACAAAGATCTCAACGAGATGGAGAGGAAAACTAAGCTTTATGTGTTCATCTACATTGGCATAGGCATATATGCTGTAGTTGCCTATCTTGTGCAGCATTACTTCTTCAGCATAATGGGAGAAAATCTTACAACCAGGGTTAGGAGGATGATGCTGTCCG TGATACTAAGGAATGAAGTTGGTTGGTTTGACGAAGAAGAAAACAACTCAAGTCTTGTGGCTGCTCGTGTAGCGGTTGATGCGGCTGATGTGAAATCAGCGATAGCTGAGAGGATATCAGTGATACTGCAGAACATTACCACCCTTATGACATCTTTCATTGTCGGTTTTGTCATTGAGTGGAGAGTGGCACTCCTTATTCTGGCCACTTTCCCTCTTCTTGTGCTTGCCAACTTTGCGCAG CAACTTTCAATGAAGGGGTTTGCTGGTGACACAGCCAAGGCACATGCCAAGAGCAGCATGGTTGCTGGTGAAGGCGTGAGCAACATCCGCACCGTGGCAGCGTTCAACGCTCAAAACAAGATCATGTCTCTCTTCAGCCATGAGCTGCGCATACCAGAGGAGCAGATCCTGCGCCGCAGTCAGACTGCGGGCCTTCTGTATGGCCTCTCACAGCTCTGCCTGTACTGCTCAGAAGCGCTCATTCTCTGGTATGGTTCTCACCTGGTCCGGTCACATGGGTCAACCTTCTCCAAGGTCATCAAGGTTTTCGTTGTCCTTGTTGTGACTGCCAACTCCGTTGCCGAGACGGTTAGCCTGGCCCCGGAGATCATCCGTGGAGGCGAATCTATCCGCTCCATCTTCGGCATCCTCAACAGGGCGACAAGGATCGAGCCTGATGATCCGGAGTCGGAGCGTGTCACCACTGTTCGCGGGGACATTGAGCTGCGGCATGTCGACTTCGCCTACCCGGCCCGCCCTGACATTGAAATCTTCAAGGATTTCAACCTGAAGATCCAGGCTGGGCGCAGCCAGGCTCTAGTTGGAGCTAGCGGATCTGGGAAGAGCACTGTCATTGCCCTCATCGAGCGGTTCTACGACCCAACTGGTGGCAAGGTCATGATCGATGGCAAGGACATCAGGAGGCTGAACCTGAAGTCCCTGCGGCTCAAGATTGGCCTCGTGCAGCAGGAGCCAGTCCTCTTCGCGTCGAGCATTCTTGAGAACATCGCGTATGGCAAGGAAGGCTCGACCGAGGAGGAGGTGATCGAGGCGGCCAAGACAGCGAACGTGCACAGCTTCGTCAGCCAGCTGCCTGATGGGTACAAGACGGCGGTCGGTGAGCGAGGCGTGCAGCTGTCAGGCGGACAGAAGCAGCGGATCGCCATCGCCAGGGCGGTGCTCAAGGACCCTGCCATCCTGCTCCTGGACGAGGCGACAAGCGCGCTGGACGCCGAGTCTGAGTCCGTGCTGCAGGAGGCACTGGAGCGGCTGATGAAGGGGCGGACCACCGTCCTGGTCGCGCATCGCCTCTCAACGATCCGAGGCGTAGACCGCATAGCGGTCGTCCAGGACGGGCGGATTGTCGAGCACGGCGGCCACTCGGagctggtggcgcggccggagggGGCGTACTCACGGCTGCTGCAGCTGCAGCACCACCGCAACTGA